One Thermosphaera aggregans DNA segment encodes these proteins:
- a CDS encoding sugar phosphate nucleotidyltransferase, translating to MPTAIILAGGLGSRLHPLTKTLPKPLIPLAGKPILQYIVDLLKINGFDRLIVAARYLGHHIVNYYSGSKEVEVYLIDSKDTADVLRILADIISEECFLVSMGDILTNAPVKELYRDHVRNNAIATIGLKEVENPLPYGLVFLDERRRIVLFTEKPISLEVYLLSVAHYKYRVESSYWNLVNTGFYMFNDDILTILRENESLMDFGRHVFPFLLENDYELRGWIMPAETYWSDIGRIETYKEAAWDLLDNKVSGVQLPGVLKSSGIRVGGNVDLKGELIPPVYVGSNVVVEEGAKIGPYSILEDGVVVGRNAIVHESIIWHRSLLMDESYVFDSIVMNNVVVKPGVKIVSSVVGTGNVVSSDLYRQKLDVMNEVSPYAQD from the coding sequence ATGCCGACAGCGATTATTCTCGCAGGAGGACTCGGTAGCAGGCTCCATCCTTTGACAAAAACCCTCCCGAAACCTCTTATTCCCTTAGCTGGAAAACCAATTCTGCAGTATATTGTAGATTTGTTGAAAATAAACGGTTTCGACAGGCTCATAGTAGCTGCAAGATATTTAGGCCATCATATAGTTAACTACTATAGTGGTTCTAAGGAGGTAGAGGTATACTTAATAGATTCGAAGGACACTGCTGACGTTCTCAGAATACTCGCAGACATTATTTCTGAGGAGTGTTTTCTGGTGTCGATGGGAGATATCTTGACGAATGCCCCGGTTAAAGAGCTTTACAGGGATCATGTCAGGAACAATGCGATAGCGACCATAGGTTTGAAAGAGGTTGAGAACCCCCTACCTTACGGCTTAGTCTTCCTTGATGAGAGGAGAAGAATAGTCTTATTCACAGAGAAGCCGATTTCGCTGGAGGTTTACCTCCTAAGTGTTGCACACTACAAGTACAGAGTTGAGAGCTCCTACTGGAATCTGGTTAACACAGGCTTCTACATGTTCAACGACGACATATTGACTATATTAAGGGAGAATGAGAGTTTAATGGATTTCGGCAGACACGTTTTCCCTTTCCTGCTCGAGAACGACTATGAGCTTAGAGGCTGGATAATGCCGGCTGAAACCTACTGGAGCGATATCGGAAGAATAGAAACCTACAAGGAGGCAGCATGGGATCTTCTCGATAATAAGGTCTCAGGTGTTCAACTCCCCGGGGTTTTAAAATCCTCCGGTATACGGGTAGGGGGTAACGTTGATCTCAAAGGGGAATTAATACCTCCTGTTTACGTCGGGTCCAACGTTGTTGTTGAGGAAGGGGCTAAAATCGGCCCATACTCGATTCTCGAAGACGGCGTCGTCGTAGGTAGGAATGCTATTGTTCACGAGTCCATAATCTGGCATAGGAGCTTGCTAATGGATGAGTCATACGTTTTCGACTCTATAGTCATGAACAACGTGGTTGTAAAACCCGGCGTTAAAATCGTATCCTCGGTGGTAGGTACAGGTAATGTGGTTTCATCAGACCTTTATAGACAAAAATTAGATGTTATGAACGAGGTGTCACCATATGCTCAGGATTGA
- a CDS encoding carboxypeptidase M32, producing MVFENPLIKEILEKYRLIWAIGHASSLMGWDSETYMPMEGVKDRAVARAEISLLHQQLILKPEFVELVEKAGQQEGLNDFEKGVVRVLQREIKIMKALPPWLVAELSKTTQEAMVVWREAKSKNDFNMFKPYLAKIFDLSRKAADYIGWEKHPYDALLDMYEEGLKTSDVVNLFNGLKPSLKHLIVKVTTAGKYPREHELEKVPYEPSKMEAVNRKILEFFNFPLGKRARLDVSAHPFTIDMGIHDVRITTRYEGVDFKRTMYSVIHEYGHALYQLQIDPALSYTPIGSGVSLGVHEGQSRFWENIVGRSMSFTEFIYPVLKEHLEFVRKYTPEEIYYYFNTVRPSLIRVDADEVTYNMHILLRAELEMLMLNNEIKVDDLPELWNSKMDELLGVKPKTYGEGVLQDIHWSMGSIGYFPTYTLGNLLSAQMKDAMSREIKLEEAVRTGEFNRIQEWQKERIHKWGATYPPKQLLEKMLGEPYNSEYLVKYLSEKYLS from the coding sequence ATTGTGTTTGAAAACCCGTTGATAAAAGAAATCCTTGAAAAGTACAGGTTGATATGGGCTATAGGGCATGCTTCAAGCCTGATGGGCTGGGATAGTGAGACCTACATGCCGATGGAGGGTGTTAAGGACAGGGCGGTTGCAAGGGCTGAGATCAGCCTGCTACACCAGCAGTTGATTCTTAAACCAGAATTCGTCGAATTAGTGGAGAAGGCGGGTCAGCAAGAAGGGTTAAACGATTTCGAGAAAGGAGTAGTTAGGGTTCTTCAGAGAGAGATTAAAATAATGAAAGCCTTGCCTCCATGGTTGGTCGCAGAGCTATCGAAAACCACCCAGGAAGCCATGGTGGTTTGGAGAGAGGCAAAGTCTAAAAACGATTTCAACATGTTTAAGCCCTATCTTGCCAAAATATTCGACCTGTCTAGGAAAGCAGCCGATTACATTGGGTGGGAAAAGCACCCTTACGATGCCCTACTCGACATGTATGAAGAGGGGTTGAAGACCAGCGATGTTGTCAATCTCTTCAACGGTTTGAAACCCAGCTTGAAGCATCTGATTGTTAAGGTTACCACTGCTGGAAAATACCCGAGGGAGCATGAATTAGAGAAAGTCCCGTATGAACCGTCGAAAATGGAGGCTGTTAACAGGAAAATACTAGAATTCTTTAACTTCCCACTAGGTAAGAGGGCGAGACTGGACGTATCAGCCCACCCCTTCACAATAGATATGGGCATTCACGATGTCAGGATCACTACCAGGTATGAAGGGGTGGACTTCAAGAGGACAATGTACAGCGTCATCCACGAATATGGACACGCGCTCTATCAGCTGCAGATAGACCCGGCATTATCCTACACTCCGATAGGGAGTGGGGTAAGCCTGGGTGTTCACGAGGGTCAGAGCAGGTTCTGGGAGAATATAGTGGGTAGGTCAATGTCTTTCACAGAGTTCATCTACCCTGTTCTCAAGGAGCACTTAGAGTTCGTGAGGAAGTACACGCCGGAGGAGATATACTACTACTTCAACACGGTCAGGCCCAGCCTAATAAGGGTTGACGCTGACGAGGTAACCTACAACATGCATATTCTTCTAAGAGCAGAGCTTGAAATGCTGATGCTGAACAACGAGATAAAAGTTGATGACCTACCGGAGCTGTGGAATAGTAAAATGGATGAGCTACTGGGCGTTAAGCCTAAGACTTACGGGGAGGGAGTTCTACAGGATATTCACTGGAGTATGGGTAGCATAGGGTACTTCCCCACCTACACACTTGGAAACCTGTTAAGCGCGCAGATGAAAGATGCAATGAGCAGGGAGATCAAGCTGGAGGAAGCGGTAAGGACCGGGGAGTTTAACAGGATTCAGGAATGGCAGAAGGAAAGGATTCACAAATGGGGTGCGACCTACCCGCCCAAGCAACTTCTCGAGAAAATGCTTGGAGAACCCTACAATAGCGAGTATTTAGTGAAGTATTTGAGTGAAAAATATCTGAGCTAG
- a CDS encoding acetyl ornithine aminotransferase family protein, with the protein MLRVFSVKKPEIFVEPGKQGTKSKYWIEQHYTYIATTTHDPEDLPLVIERGEGVWLYDVDGNKYLDFSSGIGVNNLGYPTHPEVKKAIIEQLDKLAHGAGTDYFNPYQVMLAKKLVEIAPGDYRRKVFFANSGTEANEAALKISRQATGKKFFIAFYGAFHGRTMGSMGLTASKPIHKKLFFPWMPGVVHVPYPNPYRNPWHIDGYENPGELVNRVLEFIEEYVFDKLIPPDEVAAVFAEPIQGEGGYVVPPREFFKELKKLLEKHGILFVADEVQMGMGRTGRMFAIEHFNTVPEVITLAKALSGGAIPIGATVFKADLDFKAHGMHSNTYGGNALASIAALKTIEVVETLLPHVQELEKLFRESLEELKEKYPYVGDVRGIGLAWGVEFVKDKSSKQPAPDFRNKVVARALRKGLALLPCGKSTIRLIPPLIISEEEALVGLKIFEESIKEIV; encoded by the coding sequence ATGTTAAGGGTGTTTTCTGTGAAGAAGCCTGAAATATTTGTTGAACCGGGTAAGCAGGGGACTAAGAGTAAGTACTGGATTGAGCAGCACTATACTTATATAGCAACAACGACGCATGACCCGGAAGACCTTCCCTTAGTGATTGAGAGAGGAGAAGGGGTCTGGCTTTACGACGTTGATGGGAATAAGTATCTTGATTTCTCCAGCGGCATTGGCGTGAACAACCTCGGGTATCCAACACATCCAGAGGTTAAGAAGGCTATTATCGAGCAGCTGGATAAGCTGGCTCACGGAGCTGGAACAGACTATTTCAACCCGTACCAGGTTATGCTTGCCAAGAAGTTGGTTGAAATAGCTCCTGGAGACTATCGTAGAAAAGTATTCTTCGCCAACAGCGGGACCGAGGCTAACGAGGCTGCTTTAAAAATATCGAGGCAGGCTACGGGGAAGAAGTTCTTCATAGCCTTCTACGGCGCCTTCCACGGGAGAACCATGGGAAGCATGGGTTTGACAGCGAGCAAGCCAATTCATAAAAAGCTGTTCTTCCCCTGGATGCCCGGGGTTGTCCACGTACCATATCCAAATCCATACAGAAACCCGTGGCATATCGACGGGTATGAAAACCCTGGTGAACTAGTAAACAGAGTGCTAGAGTTCATAGAGGAATACGTTTTCGACAAGCTAATACCTCCTGACGAGGTTGCAGCAGTTTTCGCCGAGCCTATCCAGGGTGAGGGCGGCTACGTGGTTCCTCCAAGAGAGTTTTTCAAAGAACTGAAAAAGCTCCTGGAGAAGCACGGTATTCTATTCGTGGCCGATGAGGTTCAAATGGGGATGGGAAGGACAGGGAGAATGTTCGCTATAGAACACTTCAACACGGTTCCAGAAGTAATAACTCTCGCCAAGGCTTTAAGCGGTGGTGCAATACCGATAGGTGCCACCGTGTTTAAGGCAGACCTTGATTTCAAGGCTCATGGAATGCACAGCAACACCTATGGTGGAAACGCCTTAGCATCTATTGCCGCGTTGAAAACCATAGAGGTTGTGGAGACACTGCTACCGCACGTTCAAGAGCTCGAGAAATTGTTCAGGGAGAGCCTGGAAGAGTTGAAAGAGAAGTATCCCTACGTGGGAGATGTCAGAGGCATCGGGCTTGCATGGGGCGTTGAGTTCGTCAAGGATAAGTCAAGCAAGCAGCCAGCGCCCGATTTTAGGAACAAGGTTGTCGCTAGAGCTTTGAGGAAGGGTCTAGCCCTCCTTCCATGCGGTAAGAGCACGATCAGGCTGATACCGCCGCTAATAATCAGCGAAGAGGAAGCCTTGGTAGGGTTAAAAATATTTGAAGAATCGATAAAAGAGATCGTTTAA
- a CDS encoding DMT family transporter: MKVFKLKSLVDIPGFLAIWVSISSASVIVVLSNAPAEVCAFWRTFLTSLIFAPFTLTQRRFTFKPHHLLSGIFLGLHFVFWMQSLFLLPVYQSTLIVVTYPVFNVVLDFLIFHEKPGLKKILGFSTALILLWVFLQVNNLTFNYGVFLAFAAALFAAGYFEIGRYARSRLGESTLTYATPTYLTASALALLYSILKGSEIVSYTLETYVAFILLALVPMIGGHTLMNYYMKKYPASTVTSIALGEPFGAGLLGMVLLSQPLTPLSLFIGFLIISSIILIIY; the protein is encoded by the coding sequence TTGAAAGTATTCAAGCTTAAAAGCCTGGTAGACATTCCAGGTTTTCTAGCGATATGGGTTTCCATCTCATCTGCCAGCGTCATAGTAGTGCTGTCTAATGCTCCCGCAGAAGTATGCGCGTTTTGGAGGACTTTCCTCACATCACTAATCTTCGCACCTTTCACACTGACTCAAAGGAGGTTTACTTTCAAACCGCACCACTTGTTATCAGGCATCTTCCTGGGCTTACACTTCGTTTTCTGGATGCAGAGCCTCTTCCTGCTCCCGGTTTACCAGAGCACTTTGATAGTTGTTACATACCCGGTTTTCAACGTTGTACTCGATTTTCTTATCTTTCATGAAAAGCCGGGTTTGAAGAAAATCCTGGGTTTTTCCACAGCCTTGATTCTTCTATGGGTTTTCCTTCAAGTAAATAACTTAACATTCAACTACGGGGTCTTCCTAGCATTCGCAGCGGCCTTGTTTGCAGCCGGGTATTTTGAAATAGGAAGGTACGCTAGAAGCAGGCTGGGGGAATCCACTTTAACCTATGCCACACCAACGTACTTGACAGCGTCAGCACTAGCCTTACTCTACTCTATTTTAAAAGGTTCCGAAATTGTTTCGTACACTTTGGAGACTTATGTAGCGTTCATCCTGCTGGCTCTAGTGCCAATGATAGGGGGACATACCCTGATGAACTACTACATGAAGAAGTATCCGGCTTCAACAGTTACAAGCATTGCTCTTGGGGAGCCATTCGGGGCAGGGTTGCTCGGTATGGTCCTCTTATCGCAACCTTTAACTCCTTTGAGCCTGTTCATAGGCTTCTTAATAATCAGCTCTATAATCCTGATAATTTATTAG
- the argS gene encoding arginine--tRNA ligase codes for MESLIEKCLYQYLEEALTRSLGFSREEIRKLVEEGRLKINRTPDPRMGDYGVALHILLKNIPREEWPRKGEQLLEELNKLGFKQECRILEAGFVNGYLNVTIDYSSIISNLVKEFLEDGFKSTLSSYGGGRTIVVEHTSANPVHPLHIGSGRNSVIGDTFARLSRKLGFNVVTRFYVNDLGRQAAVLAYGVSKLRKNSIYPPQGVKIDHWYGMVYASVNIIMMIRKLSNELKIIEEELFNKLRLYVESNKEKLRAAPLLNAHLESFISIKPLVHNPFKKLAEFSREIRRLKNAEKDPTGKQVAGEVWGLVAPLLEKFRETYREYLSYVKAGALLQSLNPEVYTALSREVGSYEEAEKEITSLMWKAEHRDPEALGLLKQVSNDVLTGFKETLSNYGVSFDGFDFESEDEIVKLSQEIVEKILETGYANIVDGAVELDLNKAAQQVEFVRNLFAPDNPGRFIVRRSDGTTLYVTRDIAYSIIKFSKYHAEKVYNVIAIEQDRAQKQLRAALKILGFDREAENLVHFAYEMVQLKNMRMSGRRGVYYTMDELLVDMTRTLVEKQLGQVQRKGVQEDLSSTLPYAGELAVANARALLLSVEPGKVLFFDPERIGEFEHGVTIAYSFARLQSILRKQWGLEPLEALDEIKGRLLEEISKHGMSPPTTVDEKKLIEWLNAFTQTLITAHAEMKPNRLLEYAHSLALDLNRFYEKCSVIGERDLRIKNLRLLLVVASLITLSELMEILGIPRLRRL; via the coding sequence TTGGAGAGTCTCATAGAGAAATGCCTGTATCAATACCTTGAAGAAGCATTGACCCGGAGCCTAGGGTTTTCAAGGGAGGAGATTAGAAAACTCGTGGAAGAAGGCAGGTTGAAAATTAACAGGACACCCGATCCTAGAATGGGGGATTACGGAGTCGCTCTTCACATACTGTTGAAAAACATTCCTCGCGAAGAATGGCCTAGGAAGGGAGAGCAGCTTTTAGAAGAGTTAAACAAGCTTGGCTTTAAACAAGAGTGCAGGATCTTGGAGGCAGGATTTGTGAACGGCTATTTAAACGTGACCATAGACTACTCGTCCATTATTTCAAACCTGGTGAAAGAATTCCTCGAGGACGGGTTCAAGAGCACTCTATCGAGTTATGGAGGCGGTAGAACAATAGTTGTCGAACACACCAGCGCCAACCCGGTACACCCTCTTCACATTGGGAGTGGTAGGAACAGCGTCATCGGTGACACTTTCGCAAGGCTTTCGAGGAAACTAGGCTTCAACGTGGTTACAAGGTTCTACGTTAACGATTTAGGAAGGCAGGCTGCGGTTTTAGCCTACGGTGTTTCAAAGCTGCGGAAAAACAGCATATATCCGCCGCAGGGAGTGAAAATAGATCATTGGTACGGCATGGTTTACGCTTCAGTAAACATCATAATGATGATTCGCAAGCTTTCAAACGAGCTTAAAATCATTGAAGAAGAATTGTTCAACAAGCTGAGGCTTTACGTGGAAAGCAATAAGGAGAAATTACGTGCAGCCCCGCTCCTGAATGCTCATTTAGAATCCTTCATAAGCATAAAGCCTCTTGTTCACAATCCCTTTAAAAAACTAGCCGAATTCTCCCGTGAAATCAGGAGGCTTAAGAATGCTGAAAAGGATCCAACAGGGAAACAGGTAGCTGGTGAAGTATGGGGGCTAGTAGCGCCTTTACTGGAAAAATTCAGGGAAACCTACCGTGAATACCTTTCCTACGTTAAAGCAGGAGCACTCCTGCAATCCCTAAACCCCGAGGTCTACACTGCTCTCTCCAGGGAGGTTGGGAGTTACGAAGAAGCTGAGAAGGAGATAACATCGTTAATGTGGAAGGCGGAGCACAGGGATCCCGAGGCTCTTGGCTTGTTGAAACAAGTGAGCAATGATGTTTTAACCGGGTTCAAGGAAACGCTGAGCAATTATGGCGTGTCTTTCGACGGATTTGACTTTGAGTCGGAGGATGAGATTGTAAAATTATCTCAGGAGATCGTTGAGAAGATCCTGGAAACAGGCTATGCTAACATTGTTGATGGTGCAGTGGAGTTAGACTTGAACAAGGCTGCCCAGCAGGTTGAGTTCGTCAGAAACCTTTTCGCACCAGATAATCCTGGAAGATTCATAGTAAGGAGGAGCGACGGCACCACGTTATACGTGACTAGAGATATCGCCTATAGCATTATCAAATTCTCCAAATACCACGCGGAGAAAGTTTACAACGTCATCGCTATTGAGCAGGATCGTGCCCAGAAACAGTTGAGGGCAGCGCTGAAAATTCTCGGGTTTGACAGGGAGGCAGAGAACCTTGTTCATTTCGCATATGAAATGGTTCAGTTGAAGAATATGAGGATGAGCGGTAGGCGGGGAGTCTACTATACGATGGATGAGCTTCTTGTAGATATGACTCGAACCCTGGTGGAGAAACAGCTTGGACAGGTCCAGAGAAAGGGAGTGCAAGAAGATTTAAGCTCAACTCTCCCTTACGCTGGGGAGCTGGCGGTTGCTAACGCAAGGGCTCTTCTCCTCTCCGTTGAACCAGGGAAGGTGTTGTTCTTCGACCCTGAGAGAATAGGGGAGTTCGAGCACGGAGTCACTATTGCATACTCTTTCGCTAGATTGCAGAGTATTTTGAGAAAGCAATGGGGTCTTGAACCGCTGGAGGCGCTGGACGAGATTAAGGGAAGGCTTCTCGAGGAGATTTCAAAGCATGGTATGTCGCCCCCTACCACTGTTGATGAGAAGAAGCTGATCGAGTGGTTGAATGCTTTCACGCAAACCTTGATCACTGCTCACGCAGAGATGAAGCCGAACCGGCTGCTGGAATATGCTCACAGTTTAGCGCTCGACTTAAACAGGTTCTATGAGAAATGTAGCGTGATAGGAGAGAGGGATTTAAGAATCAAGAACCTGAGACTCCTACTAGTAGTGGCAAGCCTCATAACCCTGTCCGAGTTGATGGAAATACTCGGGATTCCAAGGTTGAGAAGGCTTTGA
- a CDS encoding aldehyde ferredoxin oxidoreductase N-terminal domain-containing protein, with the protein MSFTRTYRALFIDTSSRKHWVEEFPLNEVFSPISLALKLHMERYKTWSKPVYDPSNALILGTGLFAGSKLYGVHRFIAVFRSPLTKGLHASAMGGAAYQFNVNADAIVVVGKSEKPLILKIYDEGDGNPRVEFHEIPEEMLVNIWKGYGGFKGIYALQAYLSDLLKDFYEAFNGRSILVGPAAKNTNIGALASITLVKGKMDYGSEDFAARAGGGSVLYRSHGVAAIVYGGRFDRSSRIPAELRDLRSINEIFQGLAKKAYVEFVIESGTKYRYDPKINTGGTFGGNYPHLKVTTPMFNWNMIYYPKEVRERLHSLIMKHMWEPFNKEAIETRSWKTCGEPCPLACKKVRLGKYKSDYEPYNGLGPMIGVFDIHDAEKVVEAGDAYGFDAIELGQIIGFVFEALHKGLLRPEEVGLSSKPFFDPVKYSIENSRVNAELALKIVEYLAFGTNPVLRLIGEEGLRSAAKLLDLLYKERVDELKTRFSDLPVYAVFGERGHITPNFYWTPGLVAPLPVLGKYWTVYSGVFTDPEEFAAKSYERAVYEALLEDTGFCRFHRGWAEKHVSTILEKYYGVEKPLERIKNIYKQVAEYQELAGASPVYWDSQKIIDFMAKASEEYQNQKWIGLFAIDKEKAAYEWWSKFYQKLKELTG; encoded by the coding sequence ATGAGTTTCACGAGGACGTACAGGGCCTTATTCATTGATACGAGTTCCAGGAAGCACTGGGTTGAAGAATTCCCGTTGAACGAAGTGTTCAGCCCAATATCTCTAGCGTTGAAACTGCACATGGAAAGATATAAGACATGGAGCAAGCCGGTGTACGATCCAAGTAATGCTCTCATCCTTGGAACAGGCTTGTTCGCAGGCAGCAAGCTCTATGGTGTTCACAGATTCATAGCAGTGTTCAGAAGCCCTTTAACCAAGGGCCTTCACGCCTCGGCCATGGGGGGAGCCGCCTACCAGTTCAACGTGAACGCTGACGCAATAGTCGTGGTCGGAAAGAGCGAGAAACCGTTAATCCTCAAGATATATGATGAGGGAGACGGCAACCCCAGGGTTGAGTTTCACGAGATTCCAGAGGAAATGCTCGTAAACATATGGAAGGGTTACGGAGGGTTTAAAGGAATTTACGCTCTACAGGCATACCTGAGCGATCTTCTCAAGGATTTCTACGAGGCTTTTAACGGTAGGAGTATACTAGTAGGTCCAGCAGCAAAGAACACTAACATAGGGGCTCTCGCATCTATAACACTGGTTAAAGGGAAAATGGATTACGGTAGTGAAGACTTCGCAGCGAGAGCCGGGGGTGGAAGCGTACTTTACAGGTCTCACGGGGTTGCAGCAATAGTCTACGGTGGAAGGTTCGACAGGTCTTCCAGGATTCCTGCCGAGCTCAGGGATTTGAGAAGTATTAACGAGATATTCCAGGGTCTTGCCAAAAAAGCTTACGTCGAGTTTGTAATAGAGTCTGGCACAAAGTACAGGTATGATCCGAAAATAAACACTGGTGGAACATTTGGAGGCAACTACCCGCATTTAAAAGTCACGACGCCCATGTTCAACTGGAACATGATCTACTATCCTAAGGAGGTTAGGGAGAGGCTTCACTCACTGATTATGAAGCACATGTGGGAACCGTTCAACAAGGAGGCTATTGAGACAAGGAGTTGGAAGACGTGTGGAGAGCCATGCCCCTTAGCGTGCAAGAAAGTTAGGCTTGGCAAGTACAAGAGCGATTACGAGCCCTACAATGGTTTAGGACCCATGATAGGCGTGTTCGATATTCATGATGCTGAGAAAGTGGTTGAAGCCGGAGACGCCTACGGGTTTGACGCCATAGAGCTGGGCCAAATCATAGGGTTCGTCTTTGAAGCCCTTCACAAGGGGCTTCTAAGGCCTGAAGAGGTTGGGCTTTCATCGAAACCATTCTTCGACCCTGTTAAATACTCGATTGAGAACAGCAGGGTTAACGCTGAGCTTGCGTTGAAGATAGTTGAATACCTCGCCTTCGGCACCAACCCCGTTCTAAGGCTGATAGGCGAGGAGGGTTTAAGAAGCGCTGCCAAGCTCTTGGACCTGCTCTACAAGGAGAGGGTTGATGAATTGAAAACAAGGTTCAGCGACCTACCAGTCTACGCTGTCTTCGGCGAGAGGGGGCATATAACCCCGAACTTCTACTGGACACCGGGTCTAGTGGCGCCTTTGCCTGTTCTCGGGAAGTACTGGACGGTTTACTCTGGAGTGTTCACGGATCCCGAAGAGTTTGCGGCTAAATCGTATGAAAGAGCAGTGTATGAAGCCCTGCTTGAGGATACAGGATTTTGCAGGTTCCACAGAGGCTGGGCTGAGAAACACGTTTCAACAATCCTTGAAAAATACTACGGTGTCGAGAAACCGTTGGAGAGGATTAAGAACATCTACAAGCAGGTGGCAGAGTACCAGGAGCTGGCAGGGGCTTCCCCTGTTTACTGGGATTCTCAGAAAATCATAGACTTCATGGCTAAGGCGAGCGAGGAGTATCAGAACCAGAAGTGGATCGGGTTGTTCGCAATAGATAAGGAAAAGGCGGCTTATGAATGGTGGAGCAAGTTCTACCAGAAACTTAAAGAATTGACCGGGTAA
- a CDS encoding NfeD family protein → MKTSLKRSRLQLFFTIYIFILAFTIIAVGFTLKTASSERITSAVMFTIEAPWDTIDDGVKECFIDALRYAESKGVVFIYRVDSYGGYLDAGFEIGDAALNSKVPTIAYVHRNKALSAGTLIILPADILAVQKYSIIGAMQPITVNPVTGEIVYINESKVLNPIIKRAEAYSSRAGRNVTAVELFIKQALVLNSTEALLNNVADYEVSSLEELLEKVNGRTVVVNGVEYVIDVKPYMIEEYSCSVRSRLISLLMNSYVANVFVTIGLLGTIFALVSGKLAVLPITLLFLLLGLVSVGVSANFISIFLIILGAVLLAVELFVIPGFGIVGISGILLLAFGFALLPAYIPTGVSPSPEYINTVRTIIIVVTAFLASVFSVMIYKVVKVRKKKPVEFTPAGKRGRTVDWLRPGETGFVKVEGEYWRAVSDEVIPPETEVIVVEMLETGVLKVKKAT, encoded by the coding sequence ATGAAGACATCCTTGAAGAGGAGTAGGCTTCAACTGTTTTTTACGATCTACATATTCATTCTCGCATTCACAATCATAGCGGTTGGTTTCACGCTGAAAACTGCTTCTAGCGAGAGAATTACCTCAGCCGTGATGTTCACTATTGAGGCACCATGGGACACTATTGACGATGGAGTCAAGGAATGCTTTATCGACGCTCTTAGATATGCGGAGAGTAAAGGTGTGGTTTTCATCTACAGAGTTGACTCTTACGGGGGCTATCTTGACGCGGGTTTCGAGATAGGGGATGCTGCTTTAAACTCCAAGGTTCCAACCATCGCTTATGTTCACCGTAACAAGGCTTTGAGCGCTGGTACATTGATAATACTGCCAGCAGACATTCTGGCTGTTCAAAAATACTCTATAATAGGGGCTATGCAACCAATCACCGTTAACCCTGTCACAGGTGAGATAGTATATATTAACGAGTCAAAAGTGTTGAACCCTATTATAAAGAGGGCTGAGGCATACTCTTCCCGCGCAGGAAGAAACGTTACAGCCGTAGAACTCTTCATTAAGCAGGCCCTCGTCCTCAATTCAACAGAGGCGCTTCTAAACAACGTAGCCGACTACGAGGTGTCAAGCCTTGAGGAATTGCTTGAAAAGGTAAACGGCCGCACCGTGGTGGTTAACGGTGTTGAATACGTGATAGATGTGAAGCCGTATATGATTGAAGAATACTCGTGCAGTGTAAGGTCGCGGCTGATTTCACTCCTCATGAACTCATACGTGGCAAACGTTTTCGTAACAATAGGCTTGCTTGGAACAATTTTCGCGCTTGTCTCAGGGAAGCTTGCTGTTCTACCTATCACACTCCTCTTCCTCTTACTCGGACTGGTCTCCGTTGGAGTGAGCGCTAACTTCATATCAATATTTCTCATCATACTGGGGGCGGTTCTCCTGGCTGTCGAGCTGTTCGTGATACCTGGGTTCGGGATAGTGGGTATAAGCGGGATTCTCCTACTAGCCTTCGGTTTCGCCCTTCTCCCTGCCTACATCCCCACAGGGGTTTCCCCCTCCCCGGAATATATTAATACCGTGAGAACAATTATTATAGTGGTAACAGCGTTTTTAGCAAGCGTTTTTTCCGTTATGATTTACAAGGTGGTTAAGGTGAGGAAGAAGAAGCCGGTCGAGTTCACTCCTGCGGGAAAAAGAGGGAGAACAGTGGATTGGTTGAGGCCCGGAGAGACGGGTTTTGTCAAGGTTGAGGGAGAGTATTGGAGAGCAGTGTCTGACGAGGTTATACCGCCGGAGACTGAAGTGATTGTTGTCGAAATGCTTGAAACCGGTGTTTTAAAAGTTAAAAAGGCAACATAG